The nucleotide window aaaaaaaagcttgctgGAATTATCCTTTAAGAGCTGACCACAAGGAAGAGACAGCAGCCTCTGGGACACTTGGGGGCTGAAACTGCCTTTCCCTTAAAAGTGTATACGGTGTGTGTCGAGCGTGTGAAAGAAACTGCTATCTGACAGAGGTGACAGACAGTACCTGTGCAGATATGCAGCGCTGCAACCAGCCGTGGACGAGCCCGGGCGCTGCCCAGGAAATCAGCCaggaaggaggagctggagagcaaGATGGCGCCGTAGCACACCGCAGCCAGGGTGTACAGCAAACACATTCCCAGCCCGTTCACTCCTCCCAGGGGATCTggaatttacacacacacacgaccacaCAATAATACTGACGGACGAGTGAATTTGTGAATATGCGCAGGCCTGTGATGAAATCCTGAATGAGACTGATGTTGTAACACCTGAATACGTCAGCGAAGGGGTGACTGCACCGtctacacatttacatatgcacATTCGTGTTAGGGTGTAGgagcatgcacatgtgtgtgtgtgtttgtgtccgtgtgtgtgtgtgtggagagagaggtagaaaaaaaacagagacagagaatgagagatagagaaagaaaagagaaggagggacagagaaagagagggtgacgGACAGCAGGACAGTGTGGCGCGTGCGTGTACCTGTGTTGGTGAGGTTCTCCGCAGCATGCAGAGTGAAGGCCACGCCGTAGATAAGCTGCCCGCTGCTGGGGTCGCTGCCATTCCTGATCTGGATCCAGTTTGGGTCGGCCACAGAGGTGCAAAGGGACACCAGGGTGAAGCACTGACAGACGGCAGCAGGGGACAGGCTGAGGGTCATGACTGTTGAGAGACGGACAGAGCATAGGCAATTCCgatactgacacacagctgcGACAGCGGTACAATACGGGCGGCTCTGTGAGCGTgaacatgcatgtgctttttctgtgaaataagtGTACTGGTCTCTGCAGGTGCACCCTGATGTGAAAATGCATCTCGGTCCCAGTTTGCATGTGTGACAGAGTATGTCTACGTGCAGTGTCTGTGCGGGGGAAGCGGGTTGTGGGTTGTGTATGTTGTAGAGATGCATGtatctgcatttgtgtgttgtgttacaAGGTCTCTTCAGTcccatgttgtgtgtgtttcacatttacatattgtGCACGATCGTTCTTTATTCCAGTGTACAGTCAAGAACTCTCCTTGTTGTTCTCCCTGAATTCTCTGGATTATTTCTCGCGGGGGTTAAACCACGTGATTTCTTGTAGTCCCTCAGCAGAAAACAGAGGCATATACGCAAACACCGTGTGCATGGGGGATAAAGAAGAAAACATAATACACATGCTAACGGGCGGCTACGACCTCTCTCTTACAACAAACCTCCACAAAAACCACAACGCACTGTCAACCGAACCGTTTGCAGCGACGTAGTTCTCACAGCGCTAGGTAACagttcaaattaaaaattaatatctGAGTAAAACCagcaaaacaatgtaaaattcAATAATATTTCAACGATATGGAGCCGATCACTACCCAGTGAGCACACCTTCAAGACCGACAACGTGTGTCACAACCGAAAATACAGAGATAAGTTTAGCTGATTCATGCAAGCAATTACCCAACCAGATCATCACGGGATTCTAACAGGGTAATTCTCAACACAGAACatctagctagccaactaaccTGCGAGATCATGTCGCTAGCTAATTCTCTCCCGTTTATTTGTGTGCAAGCGCAAATGCCGTCTTAGTTTCTTACCCGGATGAGAACACGCAAG belongs to Megalops cyprinoides isolate fMegCyp1 chromosome 5, fMegCyp1.pri, whole genome shotgun sequence and includes:
- the LOC118777488 gene encoding uncharacterized protein LOC118777488; amino-acid sequence: MTLSLSPAAVCQCFTLVSLCTSVADPNWIQIRNGSDPSSGQLIYGVAFTLHAAENLTNTDPLGGVNGLGMCLLYTLAAVCYGAILLSSSSFLADFLGSARARPRLVAALHICTAVLCAGALGVCGTCLYVIIRNLQKGLAGRFWDGNGGGGGRASDLHPSPGESFYIALLALLFSVLAAGFGLRGCAETSPHGDYMPIEPGDSDCETPAAREPAEEWGEVFPDWNR